In Bos indicus isolate NIAB-ARS_2022 breed Sahiwal x Tharparkar chromosome 25, NIAB-ARS_B.indTharparkar_mat_pri_1.0, whole genome shotgun sequence, the DNA window GTTAAACTTATTAGATAACTTACAGAGAATTGATTTCTTTATGATTTGGGGTCTGCCTTCTCATAAATAGCATATGTTTGCATTTCAGTAAGCCTCTGTGGCCTCAAATCTTAGACGTCTGTTACATGAATTCCTAGCTACAGCATCTTTGTTGTTTGACATGCCAGCCTTAGGATCATTTTAACTGATTCCAGTCTTGTATTCTTAAATATCATCCCTCTATTGGTTTTAATCAGGCATTTTTGGTAACTTTATCTTCTTTACTTCAAAAGACCCTTTGAGTTAGGAACATTAGTTCCTACATTAGGACTCAATCTGGACTTAGAAGGCagtgctgaagaaatgaatgattttttaaatttgtttttaattgaagcataattacagtattgtgttggtttctgccatacatcaacatggatcagccataggtatacatatatcccctccctctggagcgtccctccccatcccaccccactgggttgtcacagagccctggtttgcattccctgagtcttacagcaaattcccattggctgtctgttttacatgtgttagtgtatatatttccatgctatggtctctccattcatcccgccctctcctccctaccccacatcccatgtccataagtctgttctctgtgtttgcatctccattgctgccctgccaataggttcatcaatatcgtttttatagattccatatatatgtgttaatgtatgatgtttatttttctgatttacttcattctgtataataggctgtaggttcatccacctcattagaactgactcaaatgctttcctttttatggctgagtaagattccattgcatgtatgtaccacggcttctttatccattcatctatggatGGACGAGTTAAATGATTGACCCTCACTTGGCCTTTGAAGgcctggaggcccagagaggtcaagttCCTTAAGAACATTTAGATAGTCTTACTTATTAGAGCCAGGAGGGTTTTATTCCAGACGTTTTTAATCACTATGAGACTATTCAGGGGATGTTAAAGGTCTTTGGACATAAACACAGAATCAGCGAGGAGAATTGCTGACGTTCGTCAAGCATCTGTGAAACACCTGTTGTGTATTACCCCACTTCCCCCGCCCCGCGCGGAGGTCCTGTTACTACCCCTGCACCTCTGCTTTGcatgtgaggaaactgagtcccaaaGGACGCAGCTTGTCCATACAGagttaaagataatttttttttttggttgtgctaggtcttcgttgctgcgtgcaggctttctctagttgcagcgagcagcgGCTACTCTTCATTATGGTGAAGATGCTCGTGGTGGTGGCTGCTCGTGTtgcgtggagcacaggctctggggcacatgggcttcagtagttgtagcacggAGATTCGGCAATTGCGACGCGAGGGCTCtcgagtgtgggctcagtagttgtggtacttgggcttagttgctttgcagcatgtgggatcttccaggaccagtgattgaacctgtgtgccctgcattggcaggcggattcttatccaccagGAACGTCCCAGACAGAGTGAAACAGACTTCCTTATGCTGCACTTGTCAGTGCCTTTAACATGACATTCCAGTGACCTGTCTGCACTCTCCAAAATACGTGGTTGTTAGGGCAGCTGGGCTGGGCGTTTGAAACTTTTTTAACTTGTTAAGGTAACTGAGGGATAAAGAAGGCCTCTCTTAGGCATGTAAATGCATGATTACTAGATTGCACATGCATCTTAGTGGGATGTTCTGAATGCTGACTACATGGTGAGTCTCTGAGACGAGATGGAACGTGCTGCTCTTGGCGTTTGATCGGGGCCTGTCTGTGGTCCTAATTAGGTCCTGGCTCATGTTTTGAGTGCTGTGTGGACATGCTCTCAGTAAACCCGCGGGACAGCCTTGTGTACCTTGTGAGCTGACGGGCTGTGCAGGTGAAGTGCCTGGTCCCGAAGTCAAGGGGCTGCTCATCTCTGGGATTTGGGATTAGGACATGTGGGAGCCGGGGCCCGCTCCCCAGGTGTCTTGTCTCTCAGGCGCATAACAGATGCGTTTGTTCCCTCGGGCAACCTTGCTGGTCTCTCACCCAGGGCCACGATCATGTCACTGGAGGACTTTGAACAGCGTTTGAATCAAGCCATAGAAAGAAACGCCTTCCTGGAGAGCGAACTGGACGAGAAGGAGAATCTCCTGGAATCTGTTCAGCGACTGAAGGATGAAGCCAGAGGTCAGGTGGCCAGGGCTTTGGTCTGTGGGTTTGACCAGCGTTGTGCCCTCTCCTGGCCCGAGGGTGTCCTGTCCCACAGCATCGCCCAGCATGCCCTTTGCTGGAATCTGCACCCTTCTCGGTGCTCTGGTCCAAGGGTGGGGATCACACTGGGCAAGTTGAGGCTTGATTCCTACCCTGTGCTAGGAACTGTcaaatgtccaactctgtaaagACCCCTAGTGGGTATTTAAGTCCATCACCAGCTTTATGCTTAGCAGGAGCACAGGAGTTTTGTGGGGGGAAAATGCCTGTTGATGGACTTGCTAGCCAGCTCtttacttttgaaatgtgatggCTGCTAATTCAAGTGGCTTAGAACTCAGGAATCTCATCAGCATTTGCTCTTTGGAGCACTTCTAGAggtagggctttttttttttttttttcaatttggccatgccatgcagcttgtgggcttTTAATTGCccagccaggaatcaaacacatacctttggcagtgaaagcgtggagtcctaaccactggatcaccagggaactcccccagCCTTCTAACACATTCCCGAGTCATCCAAATTGGGTTCACAAGAGATTTTGTTAAAGTCCTGGTTAATTGTTTATGACGTTCATTTGGTTTCTAATGTGTAGCCAGTAGAAGAgggattaaaaagtaaaattctcgAGTTTAAAACATAGTTGTTCCTAAATGTTCGTCAGTAATCATTTGCTTATGTAaattatatagatttattttgtGGAATGTTAAATAGTTGAAACAAACATGATACAGATGTAAATGTCATAGAAAGCTTATTAGGACATAACATAGAAGGGGGAAAGTACGTAGATGGTAGATATATGTTTCTAGTTAtgcttaataaaaattatatgcttaaaaaatatgcacacacacacacacacacacacatatataaactttatgtgtgaaaatgcagagaaaaaggatTGAAACGCTCACCCCCATGTTACAGTGATCGGGAGTGAGGCTGAGCATTCGAGGGTGGATTGGGAAGGCGTGTCTTCACTTGGTACTCTGTATATCCTGATACATTGGAATTTTCCTGAAACACTAcagtcataatttttaaagttttttttttttttaatctttttgtttttactcaAAAGAAAAACTGTGTGGTCTTGCAAGCCTGAGGGGCAAGGTCCCATGGGGTCTGCTTCATTCAGGGTTTCCACCGGGAGTTTCTCACTCTGGTGGTGGCTCTTGCTCACCCTTGTCTCCTGCCCCATCACCCGCAACAAGGACTTAATCGGAATCCTTTTCCTCGCCTAGATTTGCGGCAGGAATTGGCTGTGCAGCAAAAGCAGGAGAAACCCAGGACGCCCATGCCCAGCTCGGTGGACGCTGAGAGGACAGACACAGCAGTGCAGGCCACTGGCTCTGTGCCGTCCACCCCCATAGCTCATCGAGGACCCAGCTCTAGTTTAAACACTCCTGGGACCTTCAGACGTGGTAAGTGGGGTAGGAGTTGGGAGGGTTCTCTTGGCTTCAAAAGGCTTTCCTGGGTGAGAGAGAAATAAGGCCAGGCTGTACAGCAGGGAGCAGAGGCGGGGCTCACAGGGGCAGACTAATGCGGTAGGTGGGAGGAACTGCTTGAATGGGAGGCGACAGGGAGCAGTGGAGTCTGCGGCAAACCAGAGAACAGAAGTCTCATCCAGAGGGGCCACTGCCTCTCTGCTTCAGCCGTGAGAGGTGTGAGTCCTTTGGTAAGGACCAGAGGCCAGAAGTCCTCATGTTGTATATGAAATCTCCCAAGTTAAATACTTCAATAACAAGATAAAACATTTTGTGGGTCCAGCAATACATCCTGTAGAACTGGTCCCAGCATAACCTGTGCTGAGTGGGGGAAAAACCAAGAAATGGAGTGCTCACCCAGCCCCTCTGATGACTGATTGGCTGTGGGGCTCTGATTGGGCCACTTAATAACAAATCATAATAATAGACAATTACTGAGCACTCAGGAGGTCCCCACCCTCTGCTCGCTGTGCTCTGTGTGTACGTACAACCTCCTTAGATTTGCACTGAGACCCAAGAAGCAAGTGTGCAAGCCTGGCCCCCATCTGATGGGTAAGGAGACTGACCCTCCAGGTTAAGGAGCTGGCCTGACGTCGCTCAGCTGGCCGATGGCGGGCAGGCTCTGGGCTGACCCCACCACGTACTGCCTGTCCCTCAGCTTGTGCCCAGCAGGCACAGAGTGTGCTGTTGCCAGAGTCCCAGGCTAGTCCCACTTTAAGCACGTGCCTCAGctgggtctcagctgcagcagGTGTGGGCAGGACCTGAGATCCTGCATTTCTGACGAGCGCCCGGGTGATGCTGATCCCTGAGCCCTGTGAGCCCTGCTCAGAAGAGAGAGGGGACTCCGAGGGGTGGAACCCTGACCAGTGGGCCTTGTTCAGATGCTGGGAATGTCAGTTAACTGTATGGAGTTCCTCAGAGTTTCAGaggacttgctttttttttttatttcaaagaatagcatCTAAAGATAAATACTGAGTATAGTCATCATAAGGCTATGAGAAGTTGGTCATCAGGTAGTCTCGTTATGTTGGGCAGCACCCTAGTGATTGAAACAGGGCAGCGTTGGTGGTCAGAGGGCACGGGGACCTACCTCCAGATTTCACACTGAGAGACGTTAGTGCACAGACTTTTCCGTGTGTGTTGGTGTCATGTGTGCGTCCTTTTACACACACAGGCCTGGACGACTCCACTGGGGGGACCCCCCTCACACCCGCAGCCCGGATATCAGCCCTCAACATCGTGGGAGACCTGCTGCGGAAAGTGGGGGTAAGACGGCATCACGTGGCATGGTGCCCGGCGTTCATGTGGCATCCTCTGTCTTCGAGAGGCTTGAGACGTGAACTTACTGGCCGCTTCCCCTCTGGCAGAGGCTTCACGAGTGCAGGTGTAGGCCTGGCTCGTCTCGTGTCCCTTAGAACTGCTGTGCGTCTGTGGGTGGTGTTTCTGGTTTTTAAAGTTTCGTTTGGTTGGTTTTGGCTGCATGGCTTGTGTCTTAGTTCcgcgaccagggattgaacccaggtcccgggcatgaaagcccagagtcctaaccactggacctccagggaaggccctcGGGGAGCACTGTTTCTGACAAACCCAGGCTCTGACACTGAGGCACCCTTCGATCCCCAGGTATACTGTTCTTTGCCCGTGCCATTTTCCCTGGCAGTTGGGGAAATTTGAATGGCATTAGtgatatttttctcagtttgaagaaactgagaaaaattgaaaactGCCTTccattttcacactgttcatggagtccttgaggcaagaatactgaagtggtttgccattcccttctccagggaatggcaTATTTTGTCAGACATGGTTTTTATTTGCTCAGGGAGTTaaggagaaaatcttgaaaggCCGGGCAGAGACATGACCTTACAGGTTTTATGTTAATTACAGGGAAGGAGTCTTTGGTGCTTAAGAAATCACACAGCTATTCTCTGTCgttgtttctcttatttttaaaaacgatgcctttctaaatttttataacTGGAAAGCCGCATAGTTTGAATCCTGCCTGTCTGTCATTGACCAGAATGTGTGTATTCAGAGTTAATAGAAGCTTGCGACGCGtttcctgtgtttttctttttggcttttgGTTTCCTGGTTTGCTGTTTTACAGACAGATTTTAACAGTTAGATTATAGAGAAGCCCAGGGTGATCTCAGCGCCCATCTGGTTCCCAGAGGGTCTGTTTACTGCGAGGCAAGTTCTTATTCAAACCTCCTGCCACTTGGTATGTGATTAGGTAACAGCGACACTGAATGATTCCAAAAgtcaatttcattctttcttgtaGGCAGACTTGGATCATAGGTAGGGTTAGTGACTTTTTAGGAGGCTCCTAGATATCTTAGACCACCAGTTGTATGAGTTGGATGTACACTGAATTTGGTGGGGGCAGGAAGGGCACGCTTTGGGGTTCTAATACGATGGTTCTAACATTAGTGGCTCTAGTTTGAGAACCACTCTCTTAAGTTACTATGATGTGAGTGGGCTCTGATGGCCCATACACATAATAACagtgatggcatcaccgatgcgatggacacgaacttgggcaacctccaggggatggtgagggacagggaggcctggtgtgctacggtccagggggttgcaaagagtcggacacagctgggCGACCGAACAACAATATGGGCTCTGAAGAGGGGTGTAAGGGTTCTTGTCTTCAACTTGAGCAGTGAAAGCATCTCTCTCTCCAGGCCCTGGAGTCCAAACTTGCTTCCTGCCGGAACTTCGTGTACGATCAGTCCCCAGGCCGTGCCAGTGGCCCAGCCTCAGGGCGGGGGAGCAAAAACAGAGACAGCGTGGACAGGCGGCCCGGCGGCAGCAACGTGCCTCTCGGTGACAAAGGGTCAGTTCCTTGCGCTGTTCCCCCTCGGTGTTGGGAGAACCCGTGCACTCCAGCCAGAAGCCTCTGACCCCCGACCAATAGCCGTGTTTTTGAAAGTTGCAGGAATTATGTCAGCATATCTCTCTATCCCTTAAGGCCGAGTTAGTTGATATCTTCTGGTTTGGGCAAATGGCCAGGAAGAGGGTCATTTTTATTGACTCTACAGCCCCAGCTCCCAGTCATGCTGTGAGAAAGCCCTTTGTATAAATCACTTATTTGCGACTCAGGCTTCAAACACTGCTCTGCTTCCCCCAGAAgaggatttgatttttttttttttttaaaccctttagAACCTTCAGGAAACTAAATCAGCCAGACTGGATTCCTGAAGCCAGTCACCGGATTGGAAAACACAAACCTGACCTCTAAcagcttcatttattttctggccTGAAGAAAATCAGGGCGGCCTCCAGATTCTAGAATTTCCTAAGATGTGCCACCATCTCACTGGCCCCCGGGCCACGTAGATTTGGGGTGGTCAATGGCAGACAGAGGACAGGAGAGGAAGAATTTGTTTTCCCCAGCATGCACATAACTTCTGGACCTTTAGCCggggctgttctttggaaggtctTCTGCGACTGGGCTTTTGTTGTGGCTTTGGGGGAGGGCCGTGAGCGCTAGATGGCCAGtgtccttttcttcatttcacaGGAGAGAAAATTGAGACCCAGTGAGACAGTGCTCCCGACCTTGATATTCACCCTTGTAACTTGGTGGGCCCCATGCTACCCAGCCTAGAACAGCTGTAATGTCCGCTTAACTTGGTTTGCTCTGTCTGAAGGTTGGGAAAACGCCTGGAGTTTGGGAAGCCGTCGTCGAATGTTTCCTCACCGTCGCTGCCGTCAGCCCAGGGTGTAGTCAAGATGTTGCTTTAGGAAAGCCACGGAAGCCGAGGCGagcccttcccctccttccctctttaaACTAGGTTTTgggtgttttgggtttttttttaagttagtttgAGAAATACGAGCAAGCAGTCACACAAAGCCAAGTGACCAAGGCCATTGCCGGTGGCCCTGGGTCGTTGGCTGCAGGAAATGCAGTCCCTTAACCCCCAGCCTCCGTATTGGCGTGTACAGCCGGGGGACGGGACCAACCTGACCCTCTGGAAAGGGCGACGTGGGTGTCAAGGCCGCCCTATCCTTGTCAGCTGAGCTGAGTCCCAGTTGGTCTTGAGAGGTGTTTTTAATGATCGGAGACACCTGTGAAGTGGAGCCTGAGCCCATCCTAGGCGCACCCTGCCCCCaacagctggtgcttcttccggAACAAAATCTCCAGTGCGCCATGGCACGACAGGGGTCCATGCCCTGAAATCATGCCTGGGGTGAAGAATAGAACAGGCACGTACCTTTTATTTAAACTGTGGTGTGGTGTACCTCCaagacctttttttccccccaaagtggAGTctgattgctttacagtgttgttgagtttctgctgtacagcagagtgaatcagcgaCGTGTATACACGTATCCcaccacccctctaggtcgtcacagagcaccgagctgagctccctgggctatacagcagcttcccactggctgtttTATACACATGTACCTCCAAGACTTTTTAATCTGCCTGTCGCTGAGGCTTTTAGAGGCATGCTTGAGTTTCAGTGTGAATTTTGTGGGGACCAGGTCAGTGGAAAATCTGTCTCCTCTTTAGACCTATCCTTGTCCTGAGCCTCCCGCCCTGGTCTGGGAGTGACCTCTGCTTCTGAGGGTTTCTGGGGGGTGATGGCCTTAGCGATGCAGCCCCTGAGAACAGGACTTCATTCAAAGCCTTGATGAAATAATCAAGGTGACCTTCAGATAAGATGAAGCCACCAGGGTTGCATGGGGAGCGTCCttattaaagaagaaacaaacccaGGATTTCCATGCAGACAGCATGTGGCTCCTCCCTGCTGGTTTGGAACAGCCACCTCACACTTTGGACACAAGTAAAAAGAACATGGGAATTCAGGCATATGCATGCAGCCTAACAGCCTTCTGTTACTAAGTTATTTTTCCAAAAGAACAGCAAAAATATCCAGTTGAAAACAACTTTTCAAGTGCTACTGAAATTCAGCAGAGAATTAAACTCCAGTGCTCACCTCATTACCATGGCAACACTCTAACCTGTATCGGTAAAagatgtacttttatttttttaaaagaacaataaaatcaAGAGAAACTGATTTTCAGCTAGTTTGTGACGGTCAGTAAATGCCAGTTAATGCTTCTGTGTTTGTGCATCCGATGgtggaaacctttttttttttaaccaagtgacaatgaaaaaaaaacctactttttaaaagttccctTTCGGGTCAGCTTAGAATTGTGTTGTGTATGTCCTATTCAAGTCGTATCGACGTTTGGTCTTTCAGCGTGTCCTCCGTCTCTGTGGTTCCTTTCTTTTCAGTCTGTTTGAGCCCACAGAGTCTGAGTATGGAGTCGTTTGTGTTGAGTGGAACCTTTGCCAGGCAGCTCGGTCTAGAGCATGCAGGTGAAGGAAAGGACTGGCCCAGACCCGGTTTTTATGGCCCTCATGCCAAGAACGGTTTATACATTTTTAGAGGatagtttaataatttttaaaaaagacaaaaatgtgacagagaccatTTCTGggcctttatagaaaaagttggTCAACCCCTGCTGGGCGAAGTCTTGTGTTTTAACTCAAACATTCAAGGAACGCTTATTATTCTTCACATTAACTATGTACCtggtttgtgtgttttgtttttaagaattttttatgtagatagtttttaaagtctttattgaacttgttgtaatattgcttctgtcttatgttttgtttttttggctgtaaggcatgtgggatcttgctcgaccagggttcaaacccacaccCCATGCATTGAAGGCAaagtctcagccaccagggaagtccctatcatgTGCTGTTTTGATTGATGTGCATGTTCTTTCTGAGCCCCGTCCTGCTCCCTGAGCCACGAGCTGCTCACCTCCTGCGTGGAAGAGCCCCTCCCTCAGACTCACTCTGAGGTTCCGCTCTCCTCCTGGCCAGCTGTGGAGTGTTGGACAATTCATCTCACCTCCCTAGACCTCAGTCTCCCCATTTAATGAATTAACAACCCTGACTTCATAAacgttagtcacttagtcatatctgcctcattgcaaccctatggactggaacccaccaggttcctctgtctatgggattttccaggcaagaatactgttgccagtgggttgccagttcctgctCCACTGACTTCATAGGATCATCATAAATGAGGCCACtctgccccctctccctcccctacccATCTCGTCCTGTCCTTTTTCTCTAGAAAGCAACAGAAAAGCCAACTCGGTTGTAGTGATTTATAACCTTTTATTAGTGAGGGTGTCCTTAAGTACAGTCAGTGCATATAAAACAGTGTGAATTTCCTGCTCTTAGCCTTTGAGCGGCGTCTCCTTTGTAACTCACGTGACTACAGAAGGCACTTGGTCTCAGTGAACTGTGTGCATCTGACGTGTGGGAACCGGAGGGAAGAGGAATTCTCAAaccggcccccacccccaccccaggatgaTGGAAGGGTCCACAGGGCAGGAAAGTTGGGGAGTGGGAGCAGGGGCACCCGTCTCCGTGGTGACTTTCTCCTCGTTTCATGTAAAGTTGCCAGTGATCAGTTACCGTGGATATATCtttctaaaaattcaaaaaaatctcTGCACAGGTCTTGGCAGAGAGGttgggtgtgtctgtgtctcctgtTGGATTTTTCGCCTTTGGTACCTCGTTCCAAACTTAAGATGATGCCCTGAATGCAGGGCGGTGTTTATATTCATCGTGAGGGGTGTCTGTGATGTTTGGAGTTTGAAAATGGATTTAGACAGTGCTAAGCGGAGTCCACTGGGTTTGGTTCTGTGCCGTTTTTGAGCAAGTCATTCATTCACTGGCTTTGGTTCCGTTGAAGTCAGCATCGCGAGCGTCCATTTCCTCCTCAGACCCATCTGCGTTCTCAATAACTCTACGTCCTCCAGACCTTCTTGTGGGAACAAAAGAGGTCTCGTTCCCTCGCCTGTGGGTTTTTAAGAAGACACACGTTTGTTTAGTACAGAAACCTCCCACGAGATTGGAGGAGGTTTTCAGACTGAGCAGAGAACAAACAGAGACTTGGAACAAATGAGACGCAAATATATTCAGGTGGAAGTGAACAAATCCTGACCCGTCTGGAGGTATGGGTGCGTTTAATCAGCTGCAATGGGGGCAGAATAGGTTTTTCAAAGCAGGACcgtctgctttaaaaaaatgtctggCTTGGTCAGTTGCTGACCCACTGGCTTCTGGTTGGCTGTGGACTTGTATTTAGAAAAGAAGGGGGAGAGGCAAGTAGGGTGATGGCCCCACGTGGGATTATTCCTACCCTCTGGGGCTGGGATGAGGGGGACCTGTTGTGTCCACACCTCCTCTTTTGcagaaggaaaagt includes these proteins:
- the NDE1 gene encoding nuclear distribution protein nudE homolog 1 isoform X3 translates to MADSGKTFSSEEEEANYWKDLAMTYKQRAENTQEELREFQEESREYEAELETQLQQTESKNRDLLMENNHLRMELETIKEKFKTQHSEGYRQISALEDDLAQTKAIKDKLQKYIRELEQANDDLERAKRATIMSLEDFEQRLNQAIERNAFLESELDEKENLLESVQRLKDEARDLRQELAVQQKQEKPRTPMPSSVDAERTDTAVQATGSVPSTPIAHRGPSSSLNTPGTFRRGLDDSTGGTPLTPAARISALNIVGDLLRKVGALESKLASCRNFVYDQSPGRASGPASGRGSKNRDSVDRRPGGSNVPLGDKGREN
- the NDE1 gene encoding nuclear distribution protein nudE homolog 1 isoform X2, translating into MADSGKTFSSEEEEANYWKDLAMTYKQRAENTQEELREFQEESREYEAELETQLQQTESKNRDLLMENNHLRMELETIKEKFKTQHSEGYRQISALEDDLAQTKAIKDKLQKYIRELEQANDDLERAKRATIMSLEDFEQRLNQAIERNAFLESELDEKENLLESVQRLKDEARDLRQELAVQQKQEKPRTPMPSSVDAERTDTAVQATGSVPSTPIAHRGPSSSLNTPGTFRRGLDDSTGGTPLTPAARISALNIVGDLLRKVGALESKLASCRNFVYDQSPGRASGPASGRGSKNRDSVDRRPGGSNVPLGDKGTFRKLNQPDWIPEASHRIGKHKPDL
- the NDE1 gene encoding nuclear distribution protein nudE homolog 1 isoform X1, with product MADSGKTFSSEEEEANYWKDLAMTYKQRAENTQEELREFQEESREYEAELETQLQQTESKNRDLLMENNHLRMELETIKEKFKTQHSEGYRQISALEDDLAQTKAIKDKLQKYIRELEQANDDLERAKRATIMSLEDFEQRLNQAIERNAFLESELDEKENLLESVQRLKDEARDLRQELAVQQKQEKPRTPMPSSVDAERTDTAVQATGSVPSTPIAHRGPSSSLNTPGTFRRGLDDSTGGTPLTPAARISALNIVGDLLRKVGALESKLASCRNFVYDQSPGRASGPASGRGSKNRDSVDRRPGGSNVPLGDKGLGKRLEFGKPSSNVSSPSLPSAQGVVKMLL